Proteins from one Penicillium digitatum chromosome 2, complete sequence genomic window:
- a CDS encoding metal ion binding → MEEGTVPTPSEPPPLPYSLRTRKKSIAFFWTIFVIDTLAQPLILYWCLWYLTDLSPNLVFSIVTASLGGVSVFEYFYRLYNLFRKNSRARPLNSRVSWLDFFQINFTIVWLILAIELVVGSVPEEPYVRLIAMVLPTVMFYFGIVYLSLDIFRMMGFKAPFRISSTPKGSVMPTALYALIEDVVAVDGGGGQIYRYALRTRYLSSPYFRRMLFEMNCFWSGGSIICAAAITAIVFTVQENVAFTLGWALPFAWAIIWTLITIPWVQSDLRREKKAWAENRGQGGIRWVDDISAPTARTRFASVQANIWPWTRGNQSPPSTSSGPPEKVPDHAPNGVSDGAHDVSNDASGSTPREGSHVDDGTYDGATIGSPNAQQSAEKLSV, encoded by the exons ATGGAAGAAGGAACCGTCCCAACACCCTCCGAGCCTCCTCCGCTCCCTTACTCGTTGCGCACAAGGAAGAAGTCGATCGCCTTCTTCTGGACTATATTTGTGATTGATACCTTGGCTCAACCGCTGATTCTGTATTGGTGTCTTTGGTATCTCACCGATCTTTCACCCAACTTGG TCTTCTCAATTGTCACCGCGTCACTTGGAGGAGTCTCGGTCTTCGAATACTTTTATCGCCTCTATAATCTATTCCGCAAAAACTCGCGCGCCCGACCCCTCAACTCTCGCGTATCATGG CTGGATTTCTTTCAAATCAACTTCACAATTGTGTGGTTGATTCTGGCCATCGAATTAGTTGT TGGGTCGGTACCTGAAGAACCATACG TGCGCCTCATCGCCATGGTCCTACCCACCGTCATGTTCTATTTCGGCATCGTCTACCTTTCCCTCGACATCTTTCGTATGATGGGCTTTAAGGCTCCATTCCGAATTTCTTCCACGCCCAAAGGCTCCGTTATGCCGACTGCATTGTACGCGCTTATTGAGGACGTGGTAGCGGTcgatggtggtggtggacAGATTTATCGATATGCTCTCCGAACTCGATACCTATCGAGTCCTTATTTCCGCCGTATGCTCTTCGAAATGAACTGCTTCTGGAGTGGAGGATCTATTATTTGCGCCGCCGCCATCACGGCAATTGTCTTCACAGTTCAGGAAAATGTTGCATTCACG TTGGGCTGGGCCCTTCCGTTTGCCTGGGCTATTATTTGGACCTTGATCACAATCCCCTGGGTCCAGAGTGATCTACGTCGCGAGAAGAAGGCGTGGGCAGAAAACCGGGGACAAGGCGGCATCCGCTGGGTTGACGACATCAGCGCGCCCACTGCCCGTACCCGTTTTGCCTCCGTTCAGGCTAATATTTGGCCCTGGACTCGTGGTAATCAGTCCCCCCCCTCAACATCATCCGGCCCCCCTGAAAAAGTACCCGATCATGCCCCAAACGGAGTCTCCGATGGAGCTCATGATGTCTCTAATGATGCCTCCGGTAGTACCCCTCGGGAGGGTTCTCACGTTGACGATGGAACATATGATGGAGCAACTATTGGCAGTCCAAATGCCCAACAATCTGCGGAGAAACTATCCGTGTAA